One genomic segment of Burkholderiaceae bacterium includes these proteins:
- a CDS encoding pyridoxamine 5'-phosphate oxidase family protein: protein MTPDRDAHAIDTLPRLEALLGPLSDASVHKELPYVHPAYRAMIAASPFAVLATTGPGGLDASPRGDPAGFVQLLDDKTLLLPERRGNNRADSLRNIVADPRVALLFLIPGVGETLRVNGHARISVAPDLLARFVVNGQPPKCVIVVDVQAVYFQCARAIQRSRLWDAVPPGTPRPVPTPGAILASITQGAFDGAAYDRELPARQQATLY, encoded by the coding sequence ATGACCCCCGACCGCGACGCGCACGCCATCGACACCCTGCCACGCCTGGAGGCCCTGCTGGGCCCGCTGAGCGATGCCTCCGTCCACAAAGAGCTGCCGTATGTGCACCCTGCCTACCGCGCCATGATCGCGGCGTCGCCCTTTGCCGTGCTGGCCACCACCGGCCCCGGCGGGCTGGATGCCTCGCCGCGCGGCGACCCCGCCGGCTTTGTGCAACTGCTGGACGACAAGACCCTGCTGCTGCCCGAGCGCCGTGGCAATAACCGCGCCGACAGCCTGCGCAACATCGTGGCCGACCCGCGCGTGGCACTGCTGTTCCTCATCCCCGGCGTGGGCGAAACGCTGCGCGTCAACGGCCACGCCCGCATCAGCGTCGCGCCCGACCTGCTGGCGCGGTTTGTGGTCAACGGCCAGCCCCCCAAATGTGTGATCGTGGTCGATGTGCAGGCGGTGTACTTCCAGTGCGCGCGCGCCATCCAGCGCTCGCGCCTGTGGGATGCCGTGCCGCCCGGCACCCCGCGCCCCGTGCCTACCCCGGGCGCCATCCTGGCGTCCATCACGCAAGGCGCGTTTGACGGCGCCGCCTACGACCGCGAGCTGCCAGCGCGCCAGCAAGCCACGTTGTATTGA
- a CDS encoding peroxidase-related enzyme (This protein belongs to a clade of uncharacterized proteins related to peroxidases such as the alkylhydroperoxidase AhpD.) — translation MARVPLVDRTAATGTVRAVLDQVHGAFGATPNMFRAVANSPAALQSMWGAFGALGGGVIGAALGEQIAVAVANRNACDYCLAAHTALGRKAGVSGEALAAAQTGESADPRTAAVLRFVLQLVNERGQVDAADVQALRDQGVNDEQIVEIVAHVALNLFTNYVNVALGVPVDFPGVKLRPAR, via the coding sequence ATCGCCCGCGTCCCCCTCGTTGACCGTACCGCCGCCACCGGCACTGTGCGCGCCGTGCTCGACCAGGTCCACGGTGCCTTTGGCGCCACGCCCAACATGTTCCGCGCCGTGGCCAATTCGCCCGCCGCGCTGCAAAGCATGTGGGGCGCGTTTGGTGCGCTGGGCGGGGGCGTGATCGGCGCCGCCCTGGGTGAGCAGATCGCCGTGGCCGTGGCCAACCGCAATGCCTGCGACTACTGCCTGGCCGCCCACACGGCCCTCGGCCGCAAGGCGGGCGTGAGTGGCGAGGCCCTGGCCGCCGCGCAGACGGGCGAATCGGCCGACCCGCGCACTGCCGCCGTGCTGCGCTTTGTGCTGCAACTGGTCAACGAACGTGGCCAGGTTGATGCGGCCGATGTGCAGGCTCTGCGCGACCAGGGCGTGAACGACGAGCAGATCGTCGAGATCGTGGCTCACGTGGCGCTCAACCTGTTCACCAACTATGTCAATGTGGCACTGGGCGTGCCGGTGGATTTCCCCGGCGTCAAGCTGCGCCCGGCTCGTTAA
- a CDS encoding acyl-CoA synthetase — protein MTSIFDQHLPRNEANFAALSPLSFIERTAEVYPDRLAIVHGELRQTWAQTYARCRQLASALTNAGIGKNDTVAVMLPNTPPMVEAHFGVPMAGAVLNTLNTRLDPEAIAFMLDHGEAKAVIVDPEFSGTMAKALALRTAATPLPVIEVQDALYGPAVQSLGGTDYDAFVASGDAAFAWSLPADEWDAIALNYTSGTTGNPKGVVYHHRGAATNAISNVLEWDMPKHAVYLWTLPMFHCNGWCFPWTIAARAGVNVCLRRVDAQAIFDAIRHHGVTHYCGAPIVHGLLVNAPEAMKAGVPAGVKAMVAGAAPPASMIEGMEKMGFDLTHVYGLTEVYGPATVCAKHEAWDALDIGERARLNARQGVRYHLERDVRVLDPETMKPVPQDGETMGEIMFKGNIAMKGYLKNPKATDEAFAGGWFHSGDLAVQYPDGYIKIKDRSKDIIISGGENISSIEVEDVLYRHPDVLAAAVVAKPDPKWGETPCAFVELKAGAQTTPEDIVAHCKKHLAGFKVPRAVVFGELPKTSTGKIQKFELRKQAGSAAAINV, from the coding sequence ATGACCTCCATCTTTGACCAGCACCTGCCCCGCAACGAAGCCAACTTTGCCGCCCTGTCGCCCCTGTCGTTCATCGAACGCACGGCCGAGGTCTACCCCGACCGCCTGGCCATCGTCCATGGCGAGCTGCGCCAGACCTGGGCCCAGACCTATGCGCGCTGCCGCCAGCTGGCCAGCGCGCTGACGAACGCGGGCATCGGCAAGAACGACACCGTGGCGGTGATGCTGCCCAACACGCCCCCGATGGTGGAGGCGCACTTTGGCGTGCCCATGGCCGGCGCCGTGCTCAACACCCTCAACACCCGGCTGGACCCCGAAGCCATCGCCTTCATGCTGGACCACGGCGAGGCCAAGGCCGTGATCGTGGACCCGGAATTCAGCGGCACCATGGCCAAGGCGCTGGCCCTGCGCACCGCCGCCACGCCCCTCCCCGTGATCGAGGTGCAGGACGCCCTCTACGGCCCCGCCGTGCAAAGCCTGGGCGGCACCGACTACGACGCCTTTGTGGCCAGCGGCGACGCGGCCTTTGCCTGGAGCCTGCCCGCTGACGAGTGGGATGCGATTGCGCTCAACTACACATCCGGCACCACCGGCAACCCCAAGGGCGTGGTCTACCACCACCGGGGCGCCGCCACCAACGCCATCAGCAACGTGCTGGAGTGGGACATGCCCAAGCACGCGGTGTACCTGTGGACCTTGCCGATGTTCCACTGCAACGGCTGGTGCTTTCCGTGGACCATTGCAGCGCGTGCGGGCGTCAACGTGTGCCTGCGCCGCGTGGACGCGCAGGCCATCTTCGACGCCATCCGCCATCACGGCGTCACGCACTACTGCGGCGCGCCCATCGTGCATGGGCTGCTGGTGAACGCTCCCGAGGCCATGAAGGCGGGCGTGCCCGCAGGCGTCAAGGCCATGGTGGCAGGCGCTGCGCCACCGGCCTCAATGATCGAGGGCATGGAAAAGATGGGGTTCGATTTGACCCATGTGTACGGCCTGACCGAGGTGTACGGCCCCGCCACTGTCTGTGCCAAACACGAGGCCTGGGATGCGCTCGACATCGGCGAGCGCGCCCGCCTCAACGCTCGCCAGGGCGTGCGCTACCACCTGGAGCGCGACGTGCGCGTGCTGGACCCCGAGACGATGAAACCCGTGCCGCAAGACGGCGAAACCATGGGCGAGATCATGTTCAAGGGCAACATCGCCATGAAGGGCTACCTCAAGAACCCCAAAGCCACTGACGAAGCCTTTGCGGGCGGCTGGTTCCACAGCGGCGACCTTGCGGTGCAGTACCCCGACGGCTACATCAAGATCAAGGACCGCAGCAAGGACATCATCATCTCGGGTGGCGAGAACATCTCGTCCATCGAGGTGGAAGACGTGCTCTACCGCCACCCCGATGTGCTGGCCGCCGCCGTGGTGGCCAAGCCCGACCCCAAGTGGGGCGAGACGCCCTGCGCGTTTGTGGAGCTGAAGGCCGGTGCGCAGACCACGCCCGAAGACATCGTGGCGCACTGCAAGAAGCACTTGGCGGGCTTCAAGGTGCCGCGCGCCGTGGTGTTTGGCGAGCTGCCCAAGACCAGCACCGGCAAGATCCAGAAGTTCGAGCTGCGCAAGCAGGCCGGGTCGGCAGCGGCCATCAACGTCTGA
- a CDS encoding amidohydrolase family protein, with product MDEVEFAYDLQLANDGKTLLYSPFANYAHANLDACQEMVQHPHSLLSLGDGGAHVGLITDSSSTTFMLTHWVKQQGLPLEWAVQKLTSLPAEMMGLKDRGVIKQGMKADLNIIDLDRLEICFPYVVSDLPAGGTRFTQDSDGYLATFLSGKCVVREGKPTGLLPGRLVRSHSLVGSNN from the coding sequence ATGGACGAAGTTGAATTTGCATATGACCTGCAACTGGCGAATGATGGGAAAACCCTTCTTTACTCGCCTTTTGCGAACTATGCGCATGCCAATTTGGATGCCTGCCAGGAAATGGTTCAACACCCGCATTCACTCCTGTCTTTGGGTGACGGTGGTGCGCACGTAGGCCTGATCACCGATTCCAGTTCCACCACATTCATGCTCACGCACTGGGTGAAGCAGCAAGGACTGCCATTGGAATGGGCTGTACAGAAGCTCACCAGCCTGCCGGCGGAGATGATGGGATTGAAAGACCGCGGGGTCATCAAGCAAGGTATGAAAGCCGATTTGAACATTATCGACCTGGACCGCCTTGAGATCTGTTTCCCCTACGTGGTTTCAGATCTTCCGGCCGGTGGAACGCGATTCACGCAGGACTCAGATGGATATCTGGCTACGTTCCTCTCGGGTAAGTGTGTCGTCCGCGAAGGCAAACCCACAGGCCTGCTGCCTGGGCGACTGGTCAGAAGTCACTCCCTCGTCGGATCAAACAATTGA
- a CDS encoding IS5-like element ISCte5 family transposase, translating to MRGNQDFQGAMFSYISLEERVPAAHPLRKLRAVVDALLASMNSEFEAVYARRGRPSVPPEMLLKALLLQILFSIRSERQLVEAVNYNLLYRWFVGLNIEDKVWDHSTFSANRERLFNEDLARAFFERVKLSAQWGRLASDEHFSVDGTLIEAWASHKSFKRKDDDSGTPPGRNPEVNFKGQERCNGTHASTTDADARLFKKSAGDKSRLCHMGHILMENRNGLIVDVEITHASGTAEREAALAMLKRRGNRNKRATVGADKGYDSKAFIKGCRRLLVTPHVAAKDKHSAVDGRIKRHEGYKTSLKVRKRIEEAFGWIKTVGGLAKTKLIGQAKLAGQALLCFATYNLVRMGSLGGWWDAHHA from the coding sequence ATGAGAGGCAACCAAGACTTCCAGGGGGCGATGTTCAGCTACATCAGCCTTGAAGAAAGAGTGCCAGCGGCACACCCGCTGCGCAAGTTGCGCGCCGTGGTGGATGCGCTGCTGGCGAGCATGAACAGCGAGTTCGAAGCGGTGTACGCCCGCCGTGGCCGACCGTCGGTGCCGCCGGAGATGCTGCTCAAGGCCTTGCTGCTGCAAATCCTGTTCTCCATCCGCAGCGAACGCCAGCTGGTCGAGGCGGTCAACTACAACCTGCTGTACCGCTGGTTCGTCGGCCTGAACATCGAGGACAAAGTTTGGGACCACTCCACCTTCAGCGCCAACCGCGAACGCCTCTTCAACGAAGACCTGGCGCGCGCCTTCTTCGAGCGCGTCAAGCTCAGCGCCCAGTGGGGCCGGCTTGCCAGCGACGAACACTTCAGCGTGGACGGCACGCTGATTGAGGCCTGGGCCTCGCACAAGAGTTTCAAACGCAAAGACGACGACAGCGGCACGCCACCCGGACGCAACCCCGAGGTGAACTTCAAAGGGCAGGAGCGCTGCAACGGCACCCATGCCAGCACCACCGATGCCGATGCCCGGCTGTTCAAGAAGAGCGCGGGCGACAAGTCCCGCCTGTGCCACATGGGGCACATCCTCATGGAGAACCGCAACGGTCTGATCGTGGATGTGGAGATCACACATGCCAGTGGCACCGCCGAGCGCGAGGCGGCGCTGGCGATGCTCAAACGCCGGGGCAACAGGAACAAGCGGGCCACGGTCGGCGCCGACAAGGGCTACGACAGCAAGGCCTTCATCAAGGGCTGTCGCCGGCTCTTGGTCACGCCGCACGTGGCGGCCAAGGACAAGCACTCTGCAGTCGATGGGCGCATCAAGCGCCACGAGGGCTACAAAACCAGCCTCAAAGTGCGCAAGCGAATCGAGGAGGCCTTTGGCTGGATCAAGACAGTGGGCGGTCTGGCCAAGACCAAATTGATCGGTCAGGCCAAGCTCGCGGGCCAGGCGCTGCTGTGCTTTGCCACCTACAACCTGGTGCGCATGGGCAGTCTGGGCGGTTGGTGGGACGCGCATCATGCGTGA
- a CDS encoding AraC family transcriptional regulator, with the protein MPTPITTPAQASTPLDRLSPLLERFRVRAHLFHNGPLCGVTHFAAAPGRGFLHVLRRGEMVVTHQPQAGPPERLQVCEPSLLFYARPLEHFFHNAPTEGSDFTCAALDFDGGASHPLARALPPLVVLPLGAVDGLQQSLDLLFVETDRLRCGHRVLADRLFEVVLLQLLRWLLDHPQQAQMPPGLLTGLADPQLSRTLTALHEAPGEPWSLAQMAQQAAMSRSAFAARFKAVVGDTPADYLAHWRLTLAQAHLRAGRSLKSIAHELGYANPSALSRVFAQKLGMSARDWREAVDEGR; encoded by the coding sequence ATGCCAACACCCATCACCACACCTGCGCAGGCCTCCACCCCGCTCGACCGGTTGTCGCCGCTGCTGGAGCGGTTTCGGGTGCGGGCGCACCTGTTCCACAACGGGCCGCTGTGTGGTGTGACGCACTTTGCGGCGGCGCCGGGCCGGGGCTTTTTGCATGTGCTGCGCCGGGGCGAGATGGTGGTGACGCACCAGCCCCAGGCGGGCCCGCCCGAACGGCTTCAGGTGTGCGAGCCCAGCCTGTTGTTCTATGCCCGGCCGCTGGAGCACTTCTTTCACAACGCGCCCACCGAGGGCTCAGACTTCACCTGCGCCGCACTGGACTTTGACGGCGGCGCCAGCCACCCGCTGGCCCGCGCCCTGCCCCCGCTGGTGGTGCTGCCGCTGGGCGCGGTGGACGGGCTGCAGCAGTCGCTGGACTTGCTGTTTGTCGAAACCGACCGCCTGCGCTGCGGCCACCGCGTGCTGGCCGACCGGCTGTTTGAAGTAGTGCTGCTGCAGTTGCTGCGCTGGCTGCTGGACCACCCGCAGCAGGCGCAGATGCCGCCGGGCCTGCTGACGGGCCTGGCCGACCCGCAACTCTCGCGCACCCTCACGGCCCTGCACGAGGCGCCCGGCGAGCCGTGGAGCCTGGCGCAGATGGCCCAGCAGGCGGCCATGTCGCGCAGCGCGTTTGCCGCCCGCTTCAAGGCCGTGGTGGGGGACACCCCCGCCGACTACCTGGCGCACTGGCGGCTGACACTGGCGCAGGCCCACCTGCGCGCGGGCCGGTCGCTCAAGTCCATCGCCCACGAACTGGGCTATGCCAACCCCTCAGCGCTGTCGCGCGTGTTTGCGCAAAAGCTGGGGATGTCAGCGCGGGACTGGCGCGAGGCGGTGGACGAAGGACGTTGA
- a CDS encoding LysR family transcriptional regulator, translating to MKISDVDLNLLPLFDELIRTRKVSAAARALGMSQPASSYALAKLRKLFNDPLFIRTHAGLHPTPLALKLAPAISKALRTIQDEILLEPEISFQARDETRTFSINITAAGAVIFVPPILEHIATARNITINIVDHPADQLHHLMESGKVDLACGFLSGIQEMNLHRQLLFRNPFVCIARRSHPRLRGVLTREQYLLEEHAVVRRSPHESTWLDRELKQRGIQRKCKITVPHALNIPSIIENSDLLATIPQPLAERFCAAGDLQMYRLPVELPLLAGYQYWHTRFHRDSAIIWLRRATSELFRVA from the coding sequence ATGAAGATATCGGACGTTGATTTAAATCTGCTGCCCCTGTTTGATGAACTCATCAGAACCCGCAAGGTTTCAGCAGCAGCGAGAGCGCTAGGCATGAGTCAGCCGGCAAGCAGCTATGCGCTTGCCAAACTGCGGAAGCTCTTCAACGATCCGTTATTCATCCGCACTCATGCCGGCTTGCACCCGACGCCGTTGGCTTTGAAACTGGCGCCGGCCATTTCCAAGGCATTGCGGACCATTCAAGATGAGATATTGCTGGAGCCCGAAATCAGTTTTCAGGCGCGTGATGAAACTCGTACATTCTCCATCAATATCACGGCGGCTGGCGCCGTCATTTTTGTGCCACCAATCCTCGAGCACATTGCGACGGCACGCAACATCACGATCAACATCGTGGACCATCCTGCTGACCAGCTCCATCATTTGATGGAGTCTGGAAAGGTGGACCTTGCATGTGGATTTCTGTCTGGCATTCAGGAGATGAACCTTCACCGGCAACTGCTGTTTCGCAACCCTTTCGTTTGCATTGCGAGGCGATCTCACCCTCGCCTGCGTGGAGTGTTGACGCGTGAACAATACCTTTTGGAGGAGCATGCGGTGGTGAGGCGCAGCCCGCATGAATCCACTTGGCTCGACAGAGAGCTGAAGCAGCGTGGAATTCAACGGAAATGCAAGATCACGGTGCCTCATGCATTGAATATTCCTTCGATCATCGAAAACAGCGATTTATTGGCCACGATACCCCAGCCCTTGGCTGAAAGATTTTGCGCCGCCGGCGACCTTCAGATGTATCGACTTCCTGTTGAGCTGCCATTGTTGGCTGGATACCAATATTGGCATACCCGATTCCATCGAGATTCCGCGATTATTTGGTTGCGGCGAGCAACATCCGAGCTATTTCGCGTGGCCTAA
- a CDS encoding IS30 family transposase produces MGTRYKQLQAEERMTLSSLHQQGWSLRAMGRLMGRSPSTLCRELRRNSSDSGYASSSAHHAYLKRRIDARPLPKLHADGALWQTVCTLLSWCWSPQQIASTLRRMHPDEPAWHVSHETIYDTIYAYPRGELRRQLIALLRQGKSTRRPRSAGQDRRGKIPDMVSIHVRPPEIEDRLMPGHWEGDLIKGAGNQSAVGVLVERTTRLVLLCKMQSSTAESALAAFSAKLNAVAAPLRKTLTYDQGREMARHKALSEATGVKVYFCDPHSPWQKGSCENTNGLLRQFLPKGTDLSVHDQDALDSIADLMNNRPRQTLGWDSPYQAFKRIMTAISEKDSATIH; encoded by the coding sequence ATGGGAACACGATACAAACAACTGCAGGCTGAAGAGCGCATGACGCTGAGCTCGCTGCACCAGCAAGGCTGGAGCCTTCGGGCCATGGGGCGACTGATGGGGCGCAGCCCCAGCACCCTGTGTCGCGAACTGCGGCGCAACAGCAGCGATAGCGGCTACGCCAGCAGCAGCGCCCACCACGCATATCTGAAGCGCCGCATCGATGCCCGACCCTTGCCCAAGCTGCATGCCGATGGCGCTTTGTGGCAGACGGTTTGCACGCTGCTCAGCTGGTGCTGGTCGCCACAGCAAATTGCCAGCACACTCAGGCGCATGCATCCCGATGAGCCCGCCTGGCACGTCTCGCACGAGACGATCTACGACACCATCTACGCCTACCCACGCGGGGAGCTGCGCCGCCAGCTCATCGCCTTGCTGCGCCAAGGCAAGAGCACGCGCAGGCCCCGCTCTGCGGGCCAGGATCGACGAGGGAAGATCCCTGACATGGTGAGCATCCATGTGCGCCCGCCCGAGATCGAAGACCGCCTGATGCCCGGGCACTGGGAGGGCGATCTGATCAAGGGTGCGGGCAACCAGTCTGCGGTCGGTGTGCTGGTGGAGCGTACAACGCGTCTTGTGCTGCTGTGCAAGATGCAGAGCAGCACGGCAGAAAGTGCGCTGGCGGCGTTCTCGGCCAAGCTCAATGCGGTGGCTGCGCCGCTGCGCAAAACGCTCACCTACGACCAGGGTCGGGAGATGGCGCGGCACAAGGCGCTCAGTGAGGCCACGGGCGTGAAGGTGTACTTTTGCGATCCGCACAGTCCTTGGCAAAAGGGCAGTTGCGAGAACACCAACGGATTGCTGCGCCAGTTCCTGCCCAAGGGCACCGATCTGTCGGTGCATGACCAAGATGCGCTGGACTCGATTGCCGACTTGATGAACAACCGACCCAGGCAGACGCTGGGATGGGACAGTCCCTACCAAGCTTTCAAGCGCATCATGACGGCCATCAGCGAGAAAGATTCGGCTACGATTCATTGA
- a CDS encoding sulfite exporter TauE/SafE family protein — translation MDSVLLIVALGAVAAGFVQGLSGFGFGMVAMSFWAWTLEPRLAALLAVCGALTGQLVAAATVRRGFDRVRLLPFVLGGLVGIPIGVAVLPRLDMDAFKVILGTLLVLWCPAMLMAKNLPRITRGGRVADALVGMAGGVMGGLGGFTGVLPTLWCTLRGLDKDVQRAIIQNFNLAMLLVTFITYLATGLVTREALPLLAIVVPAMLVPVLLGARLYHGISDARFRQIVLGMLTLSGVAMLVASLPKVLARLG, via the coding sequence ATGGATTCCGTGCTGTTGATCGTGGCCCTGGGCGCAGTGGCCGCCGGGTTTGTGCAGGGCCTGTCGGGCTTTGGTTTTGGCATGGTAGCCATGTCGTTCTGGGCCTGGACGCTGGAGCCCCGCCTGGCCGCGCTGCTGGCCGTGTGCGGCGCGCTCACCGGCCAGCTGGTGGCAGCGGCCACCGTGCGCCGGGGTTTTGACCGGGTGCGCCTGCTGCCCTTTGTGCTGGGTGGTCTGGTGGGCATCCCCATCGGCGTGGCCGTGCTGCCCCGTCTGGACATGGACGCGTTCAAGGTCATCCTGGGCACGCTGCTGGTGCTGTGGTGCCCGGCGATGCTGATGGCCAAGAATCTGCCCCGCATCACCCGTGGCGGCCGCGTGGCCGACGCGCTGGTGGGCATGGCGGGCGGCGTGATGGGCGGGCTGGGCGGCTTCACCGGCGTGCTGCCCACCCTGTGGTGCACCCTGCGCGGGCTGGACAAGGACGTGCAGCGCGCCATCATCCAGAACTTCAACCTCGCCATGCTGCTGGTGACCTTCATCACCTACCTGGCCACCGGCCTGGTCACCCGCGAGGCGCTGCCGCTGCTGGCCATCGTGGTGCCCGCCATGCTGGTGCCGGTGCTGCTGGGCGCGCGGCTGTACCACGGCATCAGCGACGCACGGTTCCGGCAGATCGTGCTGGGCATGTTGACCCTGTCGGGTGTGGCGATGCTGGTGGCCAGCCTGCCCAAAGTGCTGGCGCGGCTGGGCTAG
- a CDS encoding NAD(P)H-dependent oxidoreductase produces the protein MNRKPYIVGIGGTSRPNSSSELALRQVLQDLEGMGAQVELFTGHALSKLPIYGDEVDAHDDLRESFIKALREADGVVISSPCYHGGVSGLIKNALDYVEDMRNDPRVYLDGRVVGVIACAYGNQGVGTVLNQLRQIVHALRGWPTPIGVGINSLEVRFTGDECSDESIRKQIKLMAKQLVQFVPRMTEATA, from the coding sequence GTGAATCGCAAGCCTTATATCGTTGGCATCGGGGGTACTTCCAGGCCGAACTCCTCGTCGGAGCTCGCCTTGAGGCAGGTGCTGCAGGACCTGGAGGGCATGGGCGCTCAGGTTGAGTTGTTCACGGGCCATGCACTGAGCAAACTGCCCATCTATGGAGACGAGGTCGACGCTCACGACGACCTGCGTGAATCTTTCATCAAGGCATTGAGAGAGGCTGATGGCGTGGTGATTTCTTCGCCTTGCTACCACGGCGGCGTGTCAGGTCTGATCAAGAACGCTCTGGATTACGTGGAGGATATGCGAAATGATCCGCGTGTCTATCTTGATGGCAGGGTCGTTGGCGTGATCGCCTGCGCCTATGGCAACCAAGGGGTGGGGACTGTACTGAACCAGTTGCGCCAAATTGTGCATGCCCTTCGCGGTTGGCCTACCCCCATTGGCGTGGGCATCAACTCCCTTGAGGTTCGATTCACCGGTGATGAGTGCTCGGATGAATCTATTCGAAAGCAGATCAAATTGATGGCAAAGCAGTTGGTTCAGTTTGTTCCACGAATGACTGAAGCCACTGCTTGA
- a CDS encoding alpha/beta fold hydrolase has translation MSYKSTYPSINGCKLHLREAGKGRPILFLHGAGSGVMEWLPFFDRLAEAGHLLVPDHPGFGDSDDPSWIKAIPDMAMFYLEMLEELDLHDVHVIGHSLGGWIAAEMAVRNRTRIRDITLMAPAGLRKKGLQYADLFIQTPLERVNALYADKRFVEAQLAKPLSEEDRDKLLKNWFASAKLAWEPRGFSLVLPNWLHRIKNPVRLIWGKDDAVIPSAVSSEWVEKLPSVKYFQMIEQCGHMPHIEKLDEVVGRLIEDIKTSA, from the coding sequence ATGTCATACAAGTCTACATACCCAAGCATTAACGGTTGCAAGCTTCATTTGCGCGAAGCTGGCAAGGGGCGGCCCATTCTGTTCCTGCACGGTGCAGGCAGCGGTGTCATGGAATGGCTTCCTTTCTTTGACCGCCTTGCAGAGGCGGGTCATCTGCTGGTGCCAGATCATCCTGGTTTCGGCGACTCTGACGATCCCAGTTGGATCAAGGCCATTCCGGACATGGCCATGTTCTACCTGGAGATGCTTGAGGAGCTTGATCTTCATGATGTTCATGTGATTGGGCATTCGCTGGGAGGCTGGATCGCTGCCGAAATGGCTGTGCGCAACAGGACCCGCATCCGTGACATCACCTTGATGGCACCCGCCGGCCTGCGGAAAAAGGGGCTGCAGTATGCAGACCTTTTCATTCAAACGCCCTTGGAGCGCGTCAATGCGTTGTATGCCGACAAGCGCTTTGTTGAGGCCCAATTGGCCAAGCCTCTTTCAGAGGAGGACCGCGACAAGCTGTTGAAGAACTGGTTTGCGTCGGCAAAGCTTGCGTGGGAACCCCGTGGATTCAGCCTGGTATTGCCGAACTGGCTGCACCGGATCAAAAACCCTGTGCGGTTGATCTGGGGCAAGGACGATGCGGTGATCCCGAGTGCAGTGTCATCAGAGTGGGTCGAGAAACTACCCTCCGTGAAGTACTTTCAGATGATCGAGCAATGTGGGCATATGCCCCACATTGAAAAGCTGGACGAAGTCGTTGGTCGACTTATCGAAGACATTAAAACGAGCGCATAA
- a CDS encoding LLM class flavin-dependent oxidoreductase: protein MQHIYFTLMPYRPLDMEAAAKQRSAWVVLPNSLYDPKKGADDYESHMNLLEEADALGFDGLGVNEHHQTAYGMMPAPNLIASAIIQRTKRAKIAILGRALPLVSNPIYIAEEFAMLDNLSRGRLICGFVRGIGAEYHAAPINPAFSHGRFHEAHDLIVKAWTTPGPFAWEGEYYNHNYVNLWPRPYQSPRPPIWIPSQGSAETIDWAAHPDRKYPFLITFAQESNVIRNLNAYREKAREYGYEASSEQLGWAAPVYVADTYERAIEEARAGVESLFNNYLTLPMEMLMPPGYTSLSSMKKTMAARAGIGLKRQTIEEMIELGTVVVGTPTMVRDKIQKMRDATNIGIFVALLQIGVMGDELARRNMQMYASEVMPHLK, encoded by the coding sequence ATGCAGCATATTTACTTTACCTTGATGCCCTACCGCCCGCTTGACATGGAGGCGGCGGCAAAACAGAGATCTGCTTGGGTCGTGTTGCCCAACAGCCTGTATGACCCCAAGAAAGGCGCAGACGACTACGAAAGCCACATGAACCTGCTGGAGGAGGCTGATGCGCTGGGCTTCGACGGGTTGGGCGTCAACGAACATCACCAGACCGCCTATGGAATGATGCCAGCGCCGAATCTGATTGCGAGTGCGATCATCCAGCGGACGAAGCGCGCGAAAATTGCCATTCTTGGCCGGGCGTTGCCTTTGGTGAGCAATCCCATCTATATCGCCGAAGAGTTTGCCATGTTGGACAACCTGTCCAGAGGCCGTCTGATTTGTGGTTTCGTGCGTGGTATCGGTGCTGAGTACCATGCGGCCCCTATCAATCCCGCTTTCTCGCATGGCCGTTTTCACGAGGCCCACGACCTGATTGTGAAAGCCTGGACGACCCCGGGTCCGTTCGCATGGGAAGGCGAGTACTACAACCACAACTATGTCAACCTCTGGCCAAGGCCTTACCAGAGCCCCCGCCCGCCGATCTGGATTCCATCGCAAGGCTCAGCCGAAACGATCGACTGGGCCGCGCATCCCGATCGGAAGTATCCGTTTCTGATCACGTTTGCGCAGGAGTCCAATGTCATCAGAAACCTGAACGCGTACCGTGAGAAGGCACGTGAGTATGGTTATGAAGCAAGCTCCGAGCAGCTGGGATGGGCCGCACCGGTCTACGTGGCGGATACCTATGAGCGCGCCATCGAGGAAGCTCGGGCCGGTGTCGAGTCGTTGTTCAACAACTACTTGACGCTGCCCATGGAAATGCTGATGCCGCCCGGCTACACGTCCTTGTCTTCGATGAAGAAGACCATGGCCGCGCGAGCGGGCATTGGTTTGAAGCGCCAGACCATTGAAGAGATGATCGAGTTGGGCACGGTGGTGGTGGGCACTCCGACCATGGTTCGGGACAAGATCCAGAAAATGCGCGACGCGACCAATATCGGCATCTTCGTGGCGCTGCTTCAGATCGGTGTCATGGGTGATGAACTCGCCCGCCGAAACATGCAGATGTATGCCTCTGAAGTGATGCCGCACTTGAAGTGA